The Anopheles gambiae chromosome 2, idAnoGambNW_F1_1, whole genome shotgun sequence genomic sequence TGCTCTGTGTATTCGCACTCTGAACGTTCGCAACTTCCTAagcattgattgatttttctttcccttcccccGGAGTACTCTTTTCAGCTGAGTGCGtttgtcttcttttctttttgtcagATTTTTCACCATCTCAGTACGATCTTTTTCTCACCTCCAAATGTCGCATTCCATTTCTTTCAGCTAATTCatgctttcccttttctttgcaTGTAGTACAAAATATCTAAATATATATGTAGTTTAAATGTATATGCACTGTATATGTATGTACGtgtatacatatatatgtatatatatacttCCTTGggtataattaaattaaagaagtacaaaattattctctctctctctgtctctgtctttCTCCCTTGTACCGGCCTGGTCGGGTTTGCTTTACATTTCGTTTCGCTTTTGTGTCCTATTTCCTGAAATTTGCGTTTCTTTGTGTTGTGTCTGTACTACACTGATGACGACCTTTGGTTACGATAGTTATCGCTATGCTTGCGCTTCCCCTTTCTGCTTTCCTGTCTTCTCCATTTCCTTTTTGCACTGTACAAGGATAAACTGCAACTATGCATACTTGCGTTTTTactgtgtgtaggtgtgtgtgtgtatgtgggtatGTTTGTTAGCTAAACAAGTGAAGTGTTCAAGTGATACTGTACTGGTTTGCTGCACGGCAAAAGTCTTCTTCTAAACGCGATTTTTTCGTTCTATtgtatcttgtttttttttttattattatctacGCATCACATGCGGCAGGTGCACGTGCTGAAGTCGAAGAATGTTGGTTGCGTACTTGCGGCGCAACCATAACGCCATGCGTCTGCGGGATGTTGTGTCTCTCTACCGAATCGTTTCGCTTCACTACTGTCCCActatttacaagtaaattcGATTTTTCACCTTGCCACACACGATTGGTTAGCCTCTAGGATAgctagttcttcttcttcttcttcttcttcttcttcttcttcgatcGACTGACTCTAACCACTGGAAAAGATACTAGGAAGGGTAGAAGGGAACCTGGTGCTAGTACTGTACAATTGGCCGTGCgacggagctgctgctgtgtgtgtgtatgtgttctgCTTCAAAAAACGGAAAGTACACCATCGGAACTGCACACTCTTCTTAGGGCACACTATCTTTCTCTCCCCTTTCTTCCCTGTGCGATTGTAGCCCCCCGTTTTGCCAATCTCGTTATCAGCAATCCCATCTGGATTTCAGTCGGACTTGTGCTTAAGGGATCGACGCTTTTCCGCCTCCCGTTCCACCCCCTAAATAGGTAAGCGTCCATGTTGCGTGCTGCTGTCCTTCGCCTGCCCGCTCTCCCCTACCTGTCCGTTCCGTTCCGCGGTGCCAAACTTAAATGAGAATTAAATGTTAATAGCTTATCGATAACGAGCCCGTCTGGCCGATGCAGCGCCCCTCGTCGTCGAACGTGGCCAGCGTGAGGCGGGCGAACTTGTTGCTCAGCACACCGATGCCATTGTTCTTGATTGGGTTCGTTTCTGGCGGTGGGGAGCAAAGGgagaaacagaaaagaaatgaGTAAGTTTGGTGCTTTTTGTTTCGGTCCTTTCTGCTGGGCAGTACATCAAACGGTGGTGCGTATTATCCTTTTGCTATTAGCTCGAAACGAAGAAATCGAACGactttttccctttctttgaCGTGGATATTTAGGGACCGGATTTAAGTGTCCTTTCCAATAGGAAAGCAATTTCATAAACAGAACCATTTTGCTTAGTAGCATCGGCTTCCCTTGTTGATACGAGCCTTAGCAACGAGGCACACAGGGCACATACTACACACAGGGACAACTGGTCTCCCACACTAACCATAGCAACCAATGCTCAAAAACGTCATCGCTTGCTGAGGTATCCCCTAAGATAAATACCGTTCttaagtttgtttacattggcCCCGTGGCATTTCAAATTGAAGTTAattgtttcctttctttgcCGTTTCCTCGTGCCACTATGGCCAGAATCTACGCTCAAAGTTGGAATGTTTGCTGTGCGCTTGCATAGCGTACTCTCGTTGCTATTTCAGCTATTGGTTCGTGAAACCATTTTGCAAACGCTTGCGCTATTTATATGGGCAAAGTGCACGCTCAAGGAAGATTCCAACAGTTCGTTACCGAGAACCATGCCTCTTTTCATGTTTCGCATAGCACAACATCTAAAACTATCTTCTCGTCGCTTCCAGTGATACTTCAGCACAGAGCCGTCTGGGGCAGGAATTTCCTAACCGCTGCTTGCAATGTTTTCAGTAAAAGCGAAACGTAAGCATCTATCAGTTATACGCTTCCTCTGGTCACATCCTCTTCCTGTGACCATTACCGCGACAAACTTTCAAACTGGGTGGGGCAGTTTGGGACGCCACTTAACGTAACGTTTACTCACCCACGTAGGTGTTGTCCGCCAGTCCACCGGCGGCCTGGTCCGCATCGGCACCGCTCTCCTTTCGCCGCTTGTCCTGCTCGATGAAGTGCGTGATTAAGGCGTCTACCATGGCGGCCTGGCGGGAAAAGATTTGCATCAGCTTGGTGGCCGCGATGCCGTTCTCCACCGCGCCAAACTGCAGAAAGATGCACGGCAAGCACTCCGGATCGTTCACGTTGCTTGGTTTCGCGTACTCCCACGAGAACTCTTCGTACTTTAGCCCCAGCAGCAGTGTCTGTCGaaggatggatggatgaaaaCGATTGGAAACGGTGGTCAATGGGTGTCTGTTTTCGTAACACTCTCCCCCCACACTTACACATTCGATCTGATCGATCACGAAGATCCCCCGCTCGTTGACCGCTATCAGGACGGGCAGATCCTTCTGCTGCATCAAGCTCATAAGACCACGTACCGGTTGTTCGACTTGTCCGTGGAAGTAGGCCGCCCTGAACAGGAGTACAAACACGCGTTACATTAGTCTCGCATTTCACATTAACTCCGTGGAGGCTTACCCGTAGAACGGCAGACCCCAGCAAAACTCGAGATACTTCCGCATCAGCTTCTTGGTGGTAGCCGTTGTTGGAACGCGCTTGAACTGCTCCAACAGCCGTACCTCGGCCGACGATCGCTGACTGATCGGCAACCAGGACCAGCTCGAGCTTTTGGCCACGTGTGCCGGCAGGAAGCGGAATTGATTCTCCctacaaaccaaacaaacgaaGCGGGAATGAAATAAACTGGCAAGGGGGGCAACAGGGTGTCCAGAGAGGGACGGTTATACTTACCGGAAGTAGctagttgtgtgcgtgtgggaaTTGTACGGGCCCAGCTCTATCCGGGCCTGGATGCCACCGAGCATGATCGATTGCGACGGTTCCATGACGTACCGGCCGAGCAGTACGTTGTGTCTTGCCTCCTCGTACAGCAGCTCCAATATCCGCGGATCTCTGTCAAGTGGCACCGAagggaggagagagagagtgcaatTAATTAGTATTTGCAGAGGATTCAAGCGATTGCATAGTTTTAGGCGGACACAGTAAACGGATTGAGAAAGGGATAAaacaattgcatacatttaggcggaATAAAACGGGTAAAACTTGGGACAGTTTATCTGCATGAAAGATTCAATTCTGGGAACATTGTTAATTTTATGTAGGAATATTGGTTAGTTCTATTGCAaaataatcattaaaaaagcataaaaactACTCATGAAAATTATATATGcaatttttcccccttttcaaACAACACCAAAGAAGCTTCCGATCACTTCTACAACTTACTTGATCTTTTCCTCGTCCCGCCGGGAGAAGAACACGTTCCGCCGGAGCGTCGTCATCGGCTCGTCGGACAGCTTCTCCAGCTCGTTCCCGTGGCTGTGCTTGTCCAGCAGCTTCGACCAGGCGACGCGCACCGCGTACGGCCGATGGTGCGGCTTGAGCTGCACCTCCAGCAGCGGGCTGGTCATCCACAGCCCGAACACGCTCTGGGCCAGCAATTTGTTCGTTATACCTAGTTCTTCACAGCCAAGGGCGGCGGCAAGCATCACCTGCGCCGGGCACTGTGCCGTGCCCTCGATCTCCATATGTACAGCGATCCGCGACATCAGGTAGACCACCGTCGGGATCACCTgaaggagcgagagagggaaagGCAGAGAGTCgagagaagcaaaagaagaagaaaaaaaaacaaaaggtgATGAACATCATCTGCTGTGAGATGCTTGTGTCGCGCGTGCTCGCGTGCTCTACCTTCTGCATCGGTCGCGGGGGTGCCAGGGTCGTTGTGCTGGTCGTCGTTgccgttgtcgtcgtcatcgtgctCGCGGTTACCGGTCGTGCCACCACGTTCACGGTCACGTTCACGTTCACACCACTCGAGTGTGGTggcagttgctgctgctgctgctgctgttgctgggcgGTGGCTGAGCTGACCACGAACGGGTTGTCTTCGGACCACAGTCCCGCGGAGGTGGCGGCGGCCGACGAAGACGAAGGATAGCTCGCAACGACGTTTGGCGGTAGATTAGGACCGCTTGCTACACTGGCCGTTGATTGTTGtagctgcttttgctgctgctgtggttgcggttgctgtttgctgtacaagctctgctgctgctttgccgCACTGTTGCTATTGCCTGTCGTCGTTGAGGCTTTTGGTTGATGGAGCAGTGTTTCATTGCCGTTTCCCTGGCTTAACTGGTAGCTGCCACTGGTTGTGTTCGATACGGGCCCTGCAACAGCGCAATGGATTGAAATACGAtgttaagttgttttcaatgGAATtggttataattttcaatgaaACTCTGTTCAATAAAGTGCTCTGTTCAATAAACAAAGAACAATTCAATAAAGTGCTGTAGGGGTACTCCAATGTACCACATGATAATAAATTGCATTGATAAgcgaaattaatttcattacaTCGTGAACACCATCGTTGCTCTGCATTTGTTTGAtcaggtttttttgttatattcccattattttttaacttttaacATCATGCTAGACAACCTCCCCTTACAACATTCCTAATTAACATATTTACATTCCGCCGTACGTTTGCTCAACCTCAACCCCCTGCCTTACGTTCGTCCTTCGAGAAGCATTGGCAATACTTCCGATGCATAAACCATGAGTGTAAACATGTattaattcaaacaaacattgtATGTAAATAACTGAGGTATGTTTTCCTTCATTCAATCAACACTCTAGCCCGCATTCTCGATAGCCGTTTGATGTTTTCGTTTCGTATGCTGGTTTAGAATATATGTTATTGGTTATTaatgtttgcatttaaaaaaattgacaaaaaTTGTCAATTTTTCATGGCTTTATCTTCACCCGCACTAACAAAACGTTAGATGCACTTTCAGTAATAGTATCCTATGAGTCAGTAGCCCAAATTGGAAAGCTCCATCAGTCGAACTCTAACCGTGATGGCcaatgtttgaatgtgtgcacGCCACAACGGGAACGAACATTGTACAGCAGTTTGTGGACATTGGATAAGTCCATTCCAGCATCTACAAAATGTTGGCACTATTAGCCAACAATCGagctttgaaaaaaaagcccGGTTCCGAATGGCCAACGACACTGAGCGGCGACTTGAGGCTCCAGAGGAAGCTGAAGATGAAGACCGAGAGAACAATCGTCACATCGCTGCGTTACCAACACGAGGCAGAAGCTCTACACCAACAattttgtcgcaaaaactgaGGAGGAATTGATAAACTTCGAGGATAGAACATTAAACATGTTTACACGCATGTCTTCGTCCGTCATGGCGTAGGTCCTGATAACTTCTTAAAGGCAGCTCGCAAGGTCGTAGAGTTATTTTCGCAAGAAAGCTTCACTAAAAACCTTTCAAATGATGTTTATGGCAAGCAATTAtctatgttgttttttgttttgttctataGTCATTCGATAAAAATGCCcactaacaacatgcccgtcaggggttcaagcccagaatggaccatgcccccatacgtaggaaatactatcctgctatgataaTTGATAAGtcgctgaaagccaagcccactagtgaTACAGGTAGGCTTTGaacgacaacggttgttgcgccaaagaagaagaagaagaagaagaagaagaagaagaagaagaagaagaagaagaagaagaagaagaagaagaagaagaagaagaagaagaagaagaagaagaagaagaagaagaagaagaagaagaagaagaagaagaagaagaagaagaagaagaagaagaagaagaagaagaagaagaagaagaagaagaagaagaagaagaagaagaagaagaagaagaagaagaagaagaagaagaagaagaagaagaagaagaagaagaagaagaagaagaagaagaagaagaagaagaagaagaagaagaagaagaagaagaagaagaagaagaagaagaagaagaagaagaagaagaagaagaagaagaagaagaagaagaagaagaagaagaagaagaagaagaagaagaagaagaagaagaagaaggagaaggagaaggagaaggagaagaaggaggaggaggagaaggagaaggagaaggagaaggagaagaaggaggaggaggaggagaagaagaataagaagaagaaggaggaggaggaggagaagaagaagaagaagaagaataagaagaagaataagaagaagaattcgaaaaaagtcaattttttaatgcaaacgtaACAATATAACTGCTTAGGTGGTTTTACGATACAAATATAGCATTTTCAAGGAGACGCACCAAGATAGCTCAGCATTCGTTGTACCATTCCATTAACGGGGATATTTCTCTGTTTTACAACTTTAACGTACTCACAAAAACATCATTCGCACCACCCTTGAGAATTCTTCGGAAAGAAGGCTTGCAAAACATGACACATTTACGATTttctacagaaaaaaaaacgcacacacaaaagtgCAACAGCAGTGTGATTGTGTGGTGCAGTGCAACCTTATTCCAACCTGGTCTGGTGCGTTTCCTGTACAgaaagaaatacaaaaaacagaTAGATAAATCACTACTTCCAAAGCGTCCTACCCCGTGCGGCTTTAGAACACTGGCgccctcccccccacccccttcccCACTTTTCGATAAGCGAAAGCCAAGGCTTTACTCATACCGGGGCTCCCATTGATAGGGACAGCCGACAATGGTAAGGGCTACGATAGGGACAGCTAGCGAAGTAAATCAGCGCATAACGTGTTTCATACACCGCGTGAGTGCGACTAATTGATAAAAATGGCAGTATCTTATCAGTCGAAAACACACGCCAATGCCCACTAAGTTGCATTAGCAAAGGGGGGAAAGATAGAataagagggagagagatggAATTTGGTACAGAAATAAATCCGAAATCGGATGAAGAACAGGAGGGAaattaatcaaacaaaacaaacaaaaaaggaagaaagaacCACCTCGGTCACCTGAGCCTTGGGCTTGATATCACGCTTTAGTATCGCGCTTGACGTTACGCGTTGTGTTTTGCGTTACACTTTGGAACGCTgtcacacacagccacgcgcAAAACCACTACCGACAATGTAACGGACGGTGTGAAGTATTCCGAGTGCGGTTGCATCGTTAGCACGTGTGCAGCAGGTGACTACGCATCGCAGCAATCTGAAGCTTACAGCATCAGCAACTTacagtgcgcgcgcgtgtgtgtatgagtgtgtatgtTCTTGTGCCAACTAGATTGCTTCGATTGGTAGATTTACTCATTTTGTTTACAACAGCATGGAACAACATGTTCCCGGCCGTGCCTTGATTTTACCGGTTTTATTAGCCAGCCTAGGGGCGGCTTCTCGAGATGCGTTGCTGGCGGATCGGCTGAATGGATCATCGGCCAGTCCCGCCGCCTGTCGTACCCACGTTGGATAAATATTTACACATCCGTTAATTTTGCCCCAAAccagctttttgttgttttgtttttttttgccttcttcttcttctatttctgTACAAACACTGAGCCGCAGCGCGCCCCAAAAGGCTTAGGCTGTTCGTCAGTTTGGCACCGTAATCGCGGCGAACCAGTCACCAGCCGGTGTTCGATCGTGGCAAGCCAAAGCCGTGTGTGACCGTGATTTGTGTGCCGTGTTTGATTAGGTGTACTCATCAGTCGGAAGCATATCTTTGTGCGTATAATCGCATCcagggggtgtgtgtgtgtgtgagtgcgctaAGCTTTTGATAAGAAAATGCACCCCACAAGGCGTGTGTGTTCGATTTTGTGGAGCAGTGGGCAGTGAGATTAGCAGCAAAGTTCACATAAATTCAGCAATTTTCAGCAAAGGTGAAAAGTAGTGCAATTATTTACACAAAGCGACAGGCAACGCGAAGGAAGTGCATGTTATACCATTCAGTGAATGTTTGCGTGCAAATATAAACACCCGAACAGGGGGGCCAGTGAACGGAGCGGAGCGAATATTCCGTATTGAGTGACAGTTGCAAGGCCAGCCATACATGCACTTGTTCCGGTCCGTTGTTAGAGTTACAGTGAAATATTCCCCCCGTTTCTCGCTGCCTGCTTTTGACGACGGcaaaatcgatggaaaagtGCACAATTCACCCATTGTGGAGTCGCGCGGAATCAATTTAGACAACGTACGGGGGCGCAATAAAACCCGGCATATCAATTAAGCAGTACGTAGCGTGATTGTAAGTAGCGCACCAACCACGGCCTCGATGAACCACAGCCCGGGCCAGGCTGTCCTTTGGAAATGGTAATACCCGCTGTGCTGCTCAAACTGATGGAAAACATTCAATTGCTTCACTAATGGCAAATAACGCAGCCGGCATTACGACGATCGATTCGAACGAACGAACCTCGGCATAACAATCGGATTCAATTGCCTACGCATCCCTGGCTCTTCGTTTGATTCCAGAGAAGAAGGGAGAGAGCGCAGGAGATGGAGTGGCCAACCTACCcgcccattttaccccacaCTACGAATTAACTGTTTTCAGTTCATTTGCAATTACGCAGTCGCTCCCTATTGCTCGCGCAATGCACACAAAAGTGGGACAAAAGTGGCCACTCCGAAGCGGCTCCGGAAGTGCGCCTTTAAACAGACCAGACCAGCGTAGGCTAGGGAAATGGTGGATGCTAGCATGCGTCCTCTCCCCTCCGAAATGCCAAATGCCGCAATGAGCGGCAATAATTGGTCATTTCCAGCACGGATTCGTACCGCTTTTCGGAGTGCTTTAGCCTACTGATAGGGAAAATTATCATACCGTGCGGCGTGGTGTTTTCCCAAAAACTTAACTGTGAGCAAAATAAGTTTCATTTGCCGCGCTGGCGCTGTGATCGCCGTTCCGCGGCCAGTTTCCAAGCGGGCCCCCATGCTGTTGCCATCCGTTTGCCATTTTTACGATCAATAAGTGCGTATTTTGCACGAGTTTGTGTGCATTCGGTAGCGCGGTTGGATGGGACCTCCACAGCAACGCCGGCCCGCCGAACGCGCGTGATAAAATCAAAATCCTTCTGCCGgggtgcttttctttttttgcgggCGCGCCCGTGCCATAAAAGAAATGCATAAATTGGTGACTTTATCGTGCGTGTGATTGTTGGCTGGTTGGTTTTGAATGGGAAGTAAGCAATGCTTTAGACGGTAATTTGCAACCTCAGTTTAAGGCTCAGCGTTTGAGGCGATTTAATTGCTGGAAAAGTGTCCCTGAAATTGCCTCtcgcatcgatcgatcgatctgtTTTGCTGGGAACAGTGTTTTATTGATTGTTCCAGTGTGTTTTTCGTATGCAACAATGGACACGACACATATTGTTGGACTGAATTCCTGtagtttaaatgaaattattcGAGGCTTAAAAGGGATTGCTTGCAAAGCAAAATTTTCtaattttaaacaatatttgCAATAAATCAACCAAGAACATTCCATGCACTCCCTTCCTAAAACGATTCACAGAACGCTGACAGAGAGCTTTAATTAGAGCTATCGAGCTATTTTTGTCGAGATTGCTTAATCTCGACAGGATCGAGTCGAGTCAGCCGAACAGCAATATCCACATCTCGACGTCTCGCATTTACATATGCAGATTGGCGTGATCTCCAATGCATTGGATGGAGTGGTATGGATTCCTCCcaaaaacatttgcatttGGCACAATGTTAGAGCATCTATATCAACACGGTTCTTTTGTCGATGCTGATGCTTTCATTCTCTACCTTCATTGCGTGCCGTCTGCATTTGTGCTCGGGCTGCAGTTCGTAAAGCACAACATTGCAAGTACGGTAATGTCACGTTTGACACACTCATTTGTGGTTCACTCTTCCAAACATTACTTTAATTGCTTTTCCCCTACAGCTGGCCGGCTAGTTCCGGTCCTGGTACTTTTCTGGACACTTCATTTTTAGCAGCAGCTCACCTCACACAAAGACAGCAAACATTGAACACACACCCAATAAATTCACTCGCCATCGAACTTGCCGTCAGCGTCGGCTGCGCGTTGCCACATCCATTAACTACATCTGTCCAACTGCATGAACGGCAGAGCTTAATCAAAACGTAAACTTTTCCGTTACATACCGACGCCACCGGCACACCCAACcccacgctgctgctgctgctgcgactcATTAAGCTGCCCATTTGTTCTGGTTTCTTGTTCGAGTTTGTCTTTGGAAGCAGTTGAGCGCGCCCAGGCACCGTTTTCCAACTCCAACTGctccgagagagagagagacagagagagagggcaagACAGAGAGGCAGAAAAAGCGAATGCATTCCATTTAAACTTTTCTTCCGGTTTGCTTACTTTTCGAATGGAGCTACACTTCACCGCACCGCACTGGGCATCCGGCACTGGGACTGCTGCATCTTCTGgtcattatttcatttttgtttaattaaattttcatccaCTCTCTCGAGCGTGCAGttgtgcatgtgtatgtgtgtgtggcccaTAGTGTTCAACACACTGGACACCTCTTTTTCCGACCAGCGATGGAAAAGGAACGTGCTTGCcgttgctactgctactgccaGACAAGCAAATCACACTTCTACATGCACTCGTGCAGGCCTAACACATTTGACCATACAGACCCTTGTACTTTCCTTGCCCACATGGTACAGTTTGGTCGATGAAAAGTGCATTTGCATCGTCCCTCTTCTCCGTCCCGTCCGCTACACCATCAACCTTGCACTGATCGATCGCAACCAAACTGCAGCAGcaattccaaaaccaaacctATCTTCACTTTCCTAGATTGCCTGTCATGAGCATATCACGCCGTGAAGTATGCATGATATACGTGCTGGGCaacgcaaaaaaggaaagcctACCCTTTCTgccctttttcttctccccaGTCACTCCCCACCCACCTTCAGCAAATCGTTTACGTCCGGTAGCAAttaatgtttgatttcaattttaaaacacTTCACCACAGACGGTAGCCATCCCCGGGCCGGGCCGAACTCGGTTTCCGGTGCCTCTCGATTGACCAGCTGTGCAGCATCTGTGTCCCTTTGGTACCTTCATAACCCACCCAAAAGATCTGAAGCGagcctgcgtgtgtgtatgtgtttgtgtgtgtgaagtgtgAAAAAGTGTCCCCAAAGaagcaacgacgacgacgacgcttcTGCCAATTCGCAGCCGAGAAACGGAATGGGAAAGGTGCAAGCGCACGGCTACGATGATTACGACCGGATACGATACTTTTACTACATCCGGCCGCCCCACACGCCGGTGCCGGCGGACTGGTGGGTCGATCCGatggccaccaccaccgaatcCGTCACCACGCTCAGTGCC encodes the following:
- the LOC1273284 gene encoding uncharacterized protein LOC1273284 isoform X1 is translated as MPVGNVSYYHRRKYSPQAPPDHQSRIFFGDYARPDGGSERSRSNGSISSVATTQSSSSCVSVHSSAASLADAANANLLAVVSAPQGVESDSSPVPKCVDSAGSCGGGGGIGTTTTTTTTTTSSGSNCCVRAAAAAGESGSVGASQQVPSSRTCASESATGYEGQRGTVVRAGGSYHSGGGSIGVVNSGNISGSGQQRRVAGGANSSNSSGGGGSVNNTNKSKDQANGQLLLSPAGAGTTSSATSRSAPLQPVKSASFAVAGSGLLAGGSLAPGGTSYSQVSSSAFGTSRLGSNEEQRSHLSPGPVSNTTSGSYQLSQGNGNETLLHQPKASTTTGNSNSAAKQQQSLYSKQQPQPQQQQKQLQQSTASVASGPNLPPNVVASYPSSSSAAATSAGLWSEDNPFVVSSATAQQQQQQQQQLPPHSSGVNVNVTVNVVARPVTASTMTTTTATTTSTTTLAPPRPMQKVIPTVVYLMSRIAVHMEIEGTAQCPAQVMLAAALGCEELGITNKLLAQSVFGLWMTSPLLEVQLKPHHRPYAVRVAWSKLLDKHSHGNELEKLSDEPMTTLRRNVFFSRRDEEKIKDPRILELLYEEARHNVLLGRYVMEPSQSIMLGGIQARIELGPYNSHTHTTSYFRENQFRFLPAHVAKSSSWSWLPISQRSSAEVRLLEQFKRVPTTATTKKLMRKYLEFCWGLPFYGAAYFHGQVEQPVRGLMSLMQQKDLPVLIAVNERGIFVIDQIEYTAAGAKVRRVLVGVRETKQRERSGVLAVHLSAVWRGGERHRGHQADANLFPPGRHGRRLNHALHRAGQAAKGERCRCGPGRRWTGGQHLRGNEPNQEQWHRCAEQQVRPPHAGHVRRRGALHRPDGLVIDKLLTFNSHLSLAPRNGTDR
- the LOC1273284 gene encoding uncharacterized protein LOC1273284 isoform X2, translating into MPVGNVSYYHRRKYSPQAPPDHQSRIFFGDYARPDGGSERSRSNGSISSVATTQSSSSCVSVHSSAASLADAANANLLAVVSAPQGVESDSSPVPKCVDSAGSCGGGGGIGTTTTTTTTTTSSGSNCCVRAAAAAGESGSVGASQQVPSSRTCASESATGYEGQRGTVVRAGGSYHSGGGSIGVVNSGNISGSGQQRRVAGGANSSNSSGGGGSVNNTNKSKDQANGQLLLSPAGAGTTSSATSRSAPLQPVKSASFAVAGSGLLAGGSLAPGGTSYSQVSSSAFGTSRLGSNEEQRSHLSPGPVSNTTSGSYQLSQGNGNETLLHQPKASTTTGNSNSAAKQQQSLYSKQQPQPQQQQKQLQQSTASVASGPNLPPNVVASYPSSSSAAATSAGLWSEDNPFVVSSATAQQQQQQQQQLPPHSSGVNVNVTVNVVARPVTASTMTTTTATTTSTTTLAPPRPMQKVIPTVVYLMSRIAVHMEIEGTAQCPAQVMLAAALGCEELGITNKLLAQSVFGLWMTSPLLEVQLKPHHRPYAVRVAWSKLLDKHSHGNELEKLSDEPMTTLRRNVFFSRRDEEKIKDPRILELLYEEARHNVLLGRYVMEPSQSIMLGGIQARIELGPYNSHTHTTSYFRENQFRFLPAHVAKSSSWSWLPISQRSSAEVRLLEQFKRVPTTATTKKLMRKYLEFCWGLPFYGAAYFHGQVEQPVRGLMSLMQQKDLPVLIAVNERGIFVIDQIECTLLLGLKYEEFSWEYAKPSNVNDPECLPCIFLQFGAVENGIAATKLMQIFSRQAAMVDALITHFIEQDKRRKESGADADQAAGGLADNTYVETNPIKNNGIGVLSNKFARLTLATFDDEGRCIGQTGSLSISY